From one Dermacentor andersoni chromosome 1, qqDerAnde1_hic_scaffold, whole genome shotgun sequence genomic stretch:
- the LOC126544312 gene encoding luciferin 4-monooxygenase-like produces MSFDPESKILRSAYSPMPIPKGLTYSRLMVNALSKHGDSVCQIGAVSGRRQTYREVLQASYRLACSLQRLGLQPGDLVGVRCGLILEFLVTALAVIRAGCTLLSVRGETIREFKYQLEDSKPSLVFAEPEHCPRMLEAAKGLSNFKGVVSYGDCEGCTSYDDLVAEGEALTLREPALDPREAVMVITYSGGTTGAPKGVMLTHHNFVATQIMWDAWTAALPVANARVVRPVTLDWMPPVHLSGIVTVLGNCLRGCTQVLLSSTETEDIFAAIEKYRITHVPLMPTRLMTLANSPLASKYNLTSWTSAGLGGGVLPTSIIEDFKEKFKLDHLYFGYSMTELTGFMTMPTTNPESIGSPFPMTEIKVVDIETKESLGPNEDGEICARGPQVMKGYINNKEATDQTIDADGWLHTGDVGHFDDDGNVCVVERVKDLIRCMDVHVVPAELEQLLLSHPAVAEALVVGLPHPQLGEAPRAFVVLAEGVSADDALAQELLLHVSEQVEHAMQLHGGLEFVSDLPKSATGQYLRRELRSNFLRQHRTA; encoded by the exons ATTGGCGCCGTGAGTGGTCGGCGGCAGACGTACCGCGAGGTTCTGCAGGCCAGCTACAGGCTGGCATGTAGCCTGCAGCGGCTCGGCCTGCAGCCGGGCGACTTAGTGGGCGTCCGCTGTGGCCTCATTCTCGAGTTCCTCGTCACCGCGCTCGCGGTCATCCGCGCTGGATGCACGCTGCTGTCGGTCCGCGGCGAGACCATCC GAGAGTTCAAGTACCAGCTCGAAGACTCGAAGCCGTCGTTAGTGTTTGCAGAGCCTGAGCACTGTCCACGGATGCTCGAAGCTGCCAAGGGACTCTCAAACTTCAAG GGCGTCGTGTCGTACGGCGACTGCGAAGGGTGCACCTCGTACGACGACTTGGTGGCCGAGGGCGAGGCGCTGACTCTGCGCGAGCCGGCACTGGACCCTCGCGAGGCCGTCATGGTGATCACCTACTCGGGCGGTACCACTGGAGCGCCGAAGGGCGTCATGCTCACGCACCACAACTTCGTCGCCACTCAGATCATGTGGGATGC GTGGACGGCCGCGCTGCCGGTAGCCAACGCCCGCGTGGTGCGCCCAGTGACGCTGGACTGGATGCCGCCTGTGCACCTGTCGGGCATCGTCACAGTTCTCGGGAACTGCCTTAGAGGCTGCACGCAGGTGCTACTGTCCTCCACGGAGACTGAGGACATATTTGCTGCCATAGAGAAGTACCGT ATAACGCATGTGCCACTGATGCCCACGCGCCTGATGACACTGGCCAACAGTCCCCTGGCTTCCAAGTATAACTTGACCAGTTGGACGAGCGCCGGGCTCGGTGGAGGCGTCCTGCCGACTTCCATTATAGAAGATTTCAAAGAGAAGTTCAAGCTGGACCACCTATACTTCG GTTATTCCATGACAGAGTTGACCGGTTTCATGACGATGCCCACGACAAACCCAGAATCAATAGGGTCCCCTTTTCCTATGACTGAAATAAAA GTCGTCGACATCGAGACCAAAGAGTCACTGGGTCCCAACGAAGACGGCGAGATCTGCGCCCGCGGTCCTCAAGTCATGAAGGGTTACATAAACAACAAGGAAGCCACAGACCAAACGATCGATGCTGACGGCTGGCTGCACACAG GGGATGTGGGACACTTCGACGACGACGGCAACGTGTGCGTGGTGGAGCGCGTCAAGGACCTGATTCGTTGCATGGATGTGCACGTGGTACCGGCAGAGTTGGAGCAGCTGCTGTTGAGCCATCCTGCTGTCGCCGAGGCGCTCGTCGTGGGTCTCCCGCACCCGCAGCTGGGAGAGGCTCCCAGGGCCTTTGTTGTACTCGCCGAGGGCGTCAGTGCCGACGACGCGCTTGCGCAGGAGCTACTCCTACACGTCTCCG AGCAAGTGGAACATGCAATGCAACTGCACGGCGGACTGGAGTTCGTCTCCGACCTTCCGAAGTCAGCGACAGGCCAGTATCTACGCCGGGAACTGCGCTCAAACTTCCTGCGTCAGCACAGGACTGCCTAG